In Plasmodium falciparum 3D7 genome assembly, chromosome: 6, the following proteins share a genomic window:
- a CDS encoding RNA-binding protein, putative, whose product MNKSLLKHFCVLNVPIEDNPFVTINLFVSNYKDQSNTDSTFNETLCVGILDNIIKEEDIKNYFSKYGKIKCLNIVERKYLSNVFKIFSYCLYITFVDNDVIEKILSCTMQVDEYFTKNKQSPYLIHMSKNKLLNDVKKYYDNSYNLYNGRKIMINYITNLNKDNKLLKKKKDIVDEDGFIVVQRKTENPEFINSVFAETNDKVKSFKKKKNKKIHENFYLFRKKEKFNNSIGTFQKSKMNIKKNIMKRNNKKKSTRFKK is encoded by the exons ATGAATAAGAgtttattaaaacatttttgtGTATTAAACGTACCTATAGAGGATAATCCGTTTGTTactataaat ctCTTCGTTTCAAATTATAAAGATCAGTCAAACACCGATAGTACCTTTAACGAAACGCTATGCGTAGGTATCCTAGACAATATAATTAAAGAAGaggatattaaaaattatttctctaaatatggaaaaataaaatgtttgAATATTGTTGAGAGGAAATATTTATCAAacgtttttaaaattttttcttattgtTTGTACATAACATTTGTAGATAATGATGtgatagaaaaaatattatcctGTACAATGCAGGTTGATGAATATTTTACGAAAAATAAACAATCGCCTTATTTAATTCATAtgagtaaaaataaattactgaatgatgtaaaaaaatattatgataattcctataatttatataatggaagaaaaattatgattaattatattacaaatttaaataaagataataagttgttaaaaaaaaaaaaagatattgtAGATGAAGATGGATTTATTGTTGTTCAAAGGAAAACAGAAAATCCtgaatttataaattctGTTTTTGCTGAAACAAACGATAAAGTAAAATCttttaagaaaaagaagaataaaaaaatacatgaaaatttttacttatttagaaaaaaagaaaaattcaaCAATTCCATTGGCACCTTTcaaaaaagtaaaatgaacattaaaaagaatattatgaaacggaataacaaaaagaaaagcacacgttttaaaaaatga